The Equus quagga isolate Etosha38 chromosome 12, UCLA_HA_Equagga_1.0, whole genome shotgun sequence genome includes a region encoding these proteins:
- the TSHZ2 gene encoding teashirt homolog 2 isoform X1, which yields MPRRKQQAPKRAADLWVWRGFELKAMQYNNKDESNCESQAIQSEDSDSTGPQIKTKYMRIQETVNSRSHSGYAQEEQLKEEEEIKEEEEEEEDSGSVAQLQGSNDPGTDEELETGPEQKGCFSYQNSPGSHLSNQDAENESLLSDASDQVSDIKSVCGRDASDKKASMHPKLPNEAHNCMDKMTAVYANILSDSYWSGLGLGFKLSNSERRNCDTRNGSNKTDFDWHQDALSKSLQQNLPSRSVSKPSLFSSVQLYRQSSKMCGTVFTGASRFRCRQCSAAYDTLVELTVHMNETGHYQDDNRKKDKLRPTSYSKPRKRAFQDMDKEDAQKVLKCMFCGDSFDSLQDLSVHMIKTKHYQKVPLKEPVPTISSKMVTPAKKRVFDVNRPCSPDSTTGSFADSFSSQKNANLHLSSNNRYGYQNGASYTWQFEACKSQILKCMECGSSHDTLQQLTTHMMVTGHFLKVTSSASKKGKQLVLDPLAVEKMQSLSDAPNSDSLTPKPSSNSASDCTTSTTELKKESKKEKPDEINKEEKVLKSEEYEDPLQKPLDPTIKYQYLREEDLEDGTKGGGDILKSLENTVTTAINKAQNGAPSWSAYPSIHAAYQLSEGTKPSLPMGSQVLQIRPNLSNKLRPIAPKWKVMPLVSVPTNLAPYTQVKKEPEDKDEVVKECGKESPHEEASSFSHNEGDSFSKSEAPAESKTAEPCLLKEEDKLMKEGGEKEKPQPLEPVSSLSNGCALANHASALPCINPLSALQSVLNNHLGKATEPLRSPSCSSPSSSTMSMFHKSNLSVMDKPVLSPASSRPASVSRRYLFENNDQPIDLTKSKSKKAESSQAQSCTSPPQKHALSDIADMVKVLPKATTPKPAASSRVPPMKLEMDVRRFEDVSSEVSTLHKRKGRQSNWNPQHLLILQAQFASSLFQTSEGKYLLSDLGPQERMQISKFTGLSMTTISHWLANVKYQLRKTGGTKFLKNMDKGHPIFYCSDCASQFRTPSTYISHLESHLGFQMKDMTRMAVEQQSKVEQEISRVSSAQRSPETIAGEEDTDSKFKCKLCCRTFVSKHAVKLHLSKTHSKSPEHHSQFVTDVDEE from the coding sequence GCTACGCCCAGGAGGAACagctgaaggaagaggaggaaataaaagaagaggaggaggaggaggaagacagtgGTTCTGTGGCTCAGCTTCAGGGCAGCAATGACCCAGGGACAGACGAGGAGCTAGAAACGGGCCCAGAGCAGAAAGGCTGCTTCAGCTACCAGAACTCTCCAGGAAGTCATTTGTCCAATCAGGATGCTGAGAATGAGTCTCTGCTGAGCGATGCCAGCGATCAGGTGTCAGACATCAAGAGCGTCTGTGGTCGAGATGCCTCAGACAAGAAAGCAAGCATGCACCCCAAGCTTCCAAATGAAGCCCACAATTGCATGGATAAAATGACTGCTGTCTATGCCAACATCTTGTCTGATTCCTACTGGTCAGGCCTTGGTCTCGGCTTCAAGCTGTCCAACAGCGAGAGGAGGAATTGTGACACCCGAAATGGCAGCAACAAGACTGATTTTGATTGGCACCAAGACGCTCTGTCTAAAAGCCTGCAGCAGAACTTGCCTTCCAGATCCGTGTCAAAGCCCAGCCTGTTCAGCTCCGTCCAGCTGTACCGGCAGAGCAGTAAGATGTGTGGGACTGTGTTCACGGGGGCCAGTAGATTCCGGTGTCGGCAATGCAGTGCTGCCTATGACACCTTGGTCGAGCTGACTGTGCACATGAACGAAACGGGCCACTATCAAGATGACAACCGCAAAAAGGACAAGCTTAGACCCACGAGCTATTCAAAGCCCCGGAAAAGGGCTTTCCAGGATATGGACAAGGAGGATGCTCAAAAGGTTCTGAAATGTATGTTTTGTGGCGACTCCTTCGATTCCCTCCAAGATTTGAGCGTCcacatgataaaaacaaaacattaccaAAAAGTGCCTTTGAAGGAGCCAGTACCAACCATTTCATCGAAAATGGTCACTCCGGCAAAGAAACGCGTCTTTGATGTCAATCGGCCGTGTTCCCCCGATTCAACCACAGGGTCATTTGCAGATTCGTTTTCTTCTCAGAAGAATGCCAACTTGCATTTGTCCTCCAACAACCGCTATGGCTACCAAAACGGCGCCAGTTACACCTGGCAGTTTGAAGCCTGCAAGTCCCAGATCTTAAAGTGTATGGAGTGTGGGAGCTCCCACGACACCTTGCAGCAGCTCACCACCCACATGATGGTCACAGGTCACTTTCTCAAGGTCACCAGCTCTGCCTCCAAGAAAGGGAAGCAGCTGGTGTTAGACCCCCTAGCTGTGGAGAAAATGCAGTCATTGTCAGATGCCCCAAACAGTGATTCTCTGACTCCCAAGCCATCAAGTAATTCAGCTTCTGACTGTACAACCTCTACAACTGAAttgaaaaaagagagtaaaaaagaaaagccagacgAGATcaacaaggaagagaaagtcCTGAAAAGCGAGGAATACGAAGACCCTCTACAAAAACCTTTAGACCctacaataaaatatcaatatctAAGGGAGGAGGATTTGGAAGATGGTACAAAGGGTGGAGGGGACATTTTGAAGTCCTTGGAAAATACTGTTACCACAGCCATCAACAAAGCCCAAAATGGGGCTCCCAGCTGGAGCGCATACCCCAGCATCCATGCAGCCTACCAGCTGTCGGAGGGCACCAAGCCATCTTTGCCTATGGGGTCCCAGGTACTGCAGATTCGGCCCAATCTCTCCAACAAGTTAAGGCCAATTGCACCAAAGTGGAAAGTCATGCCACTGGTTTCTGTGCCCACGAACCTGGCCCCATACACTCAAGTTAAGAAGGAGCCAGAAGACAAAGATGAAGTCGTGAAGGAGTGTGGGAAAGAAAGTCCCCATGAAGAGGCGTCCTCTTTCAGCCACAATGAGGGGGATTCTTTCTCCAAAAGCGAAGCCCCTGCAGAATCCAAAACGGCTGAGCCCTGTCTCCTGAAAGAGGAGGACAAGCTAATGAAAGAGGGCGGTGAGAAAGAGAAACCCCAGCCCTTGGAGCCAGTGTCTTCTCTTAGCAACGGATGTGCCCTCGCCAACCATGCTTCGGCCCTGCCGTGCATCAACCCGCTAAGCGCCCTGCAGTCTGTCTTGAACAATCACCTGGGCAAAGCCACGGAACCCTTGcgctctccttcctgctccagcCCAAGCTCAAGCACAATGTCTATGTTTCACAAGTCGAATCTCAGTGTCATGGACAAGCCAGTTTTGAGTCCTGCCTCCTCGAGGCCGGCCAGCGTGTCCAGGCGCTATCTGTTTGAGAACAATGATCAGCCCATCGACCTGACCAAGTCCAAAAGCAAGAAAGCTGAGTCCTCGCAAGCACAATCCTGCACATCCCCACCTCAGAAGCATGCTCTGTCTGACATTGCTGACATGGTCAAagtcctccccaaagccaccacCCCAAAGCCTGCCGCCTCCTCGAGGGTCCCTCCCATGAAGCTGGAAATGGATGTCAGGCGCTTTGAGGATGTCTCCAGCGAAGTCTCGACTTTGCATAAGAGAAAAGGCCGGCAGTCCAACTGGAACCCACAGCATCTTCTGATCTTGCAAGCTCAGTTTGCCTCGAGCCTCTTCCAGACATCCGAGGGCAAATACCTGCTGTCCGATCTGGGCCCACAAGAGCGAATGCAGATCTCAAAGTTTACGGGACTCTCTATGACCACTATCAGCCACTGGCTGGCCAACGTCAAGTACCAACTTAGGAAAACAGGCGGGACAAAATTTCTAAAAAACATGGACAAAGGACACCCTATCTTTTATTGCAGTGACTGTGCCTCCCAGTTTAGAACCCCTTCTACCTACATCAGTCACTTAGAGTCTCACCTAGGTTTCCAAATGAAGGACATGACCCGCATGGCCGTGGAACAGCAAAGCAAGGTGGAGCAAGAGATTTCCCGGGTGTCGTCGGCTCAGAGGTCTCCGGAAACAATAGCTGGCGAAGAGGACACAGACTCTAAATTCAAGTGTAAGTTGTGCTGTCGGACATTTGTGAGCAAACATGCAGTAAAACTCCACCTAAGCAAAACGCACAGCAAGTCACCCGAACACCATTCACAGTTTGTAACAGACGTGGATGAAGAATAG
- the TSHZ2 gene encoding teashirt homolog 2 isoform X3, translating to MPRRKQQAPKRAADLWVWRGFELKAMQYNNKDESNCESQAIQSEDSDSTGPQIKTKYMRIQETVNSRSHSGYAQEEQLKEEEEIKEEEEEEEDSGSVAQLQGSNDPGTDEELETGPEQKGCFSYQNSPGSHLSNQDAENESLLSDASDQVSDIKSVCGRDASDKKASMHPKLPNEAHNCMDKMTAVYANILSDSYWSGLGLGFKLSNSERRNCDTRNGSNKTDFDWHQDALSKSLQQNLPSRSVSKPSLFSSVQLYRQSSKMCGTVFTGASRFRCRQCSAAYDTLVELTVHMNETGHYQDDNRKKDKLRPTSYSKPRKRAFQDMDKEDAQKVLKCMFCGDSFDSLQDLSVHMIKTKHYQKVPLKEPVPTISSKMVTPAKKRVFDVNRPCSPDSTTGSFADSFSSQKNANLHLSSNNRYGYQNGASYTWQFEACKSQILKCMECGSSHDTLQQLTTHMMVTGHFLKVTSSASKKGKQLVLDPLAVEKMQSLSDAPNSDSLTPKPSSNSASDCTTSTTELKKESKKEKPDEINKEEKVLKSEEYEDPLQKPLDPTIKYQYLREEDLEDGTKGGGDILKSLENTVTTAINKAQNGAPSWSAYPSIHAAYQLSEGTKPSLPMGSQVLQIRPNLSNKLRPIAPKWKVMPLVSVPTNLAPYTQVKKEPEDKDEVVKECGKESPHEEASSFSHNEGDSFSKSEAPAESKTAEPCLLKEEDKLMKEGGEKEKPQPLEPVSSLSNGCALANHASALPCINPLSALQSVLNNHLGKATEPLRSPSCSSPSSSTMSMFHKSNLSVMDKPVLSPASSRPASVSRRYLFENNDQPIDLTKSKSKKAESSQAQSCTSPPQKHALSDIADMVKVLPKATTPKPAASSRVPPMKLEMDVRRFEDVSSEVSTLHKRKGRQSNWNPQHLLILQAQFASSLFQTSEGKYLLSDLGPQERMQISKFTGLSMTTISHWLANVKYQLRKTGGTKFLKNMDKGHPIFYCSDCASQFRTPSTYISHLESHLGFQMKDMTRMAVEQQSKVEQEISRVSSAQRSPETIAGEEDTDSKFK from the coding sequence GCTACGCCCAGGAGGAACagctgaaggaagaggaggaaataaaagaagaggaggaggaggaggaagacagtgGTTCTGTGGCTCAGCTTCAGGGCAGCAATGACCCAGGGACAGACGAGGAGCTAGAAACGGGCCCAGAGCAGAAAGGCTGCTTCAGCTACCAGAACTCTCCAGGAAGTCATTTGTCCAATCAGGATGCTGAGAATGAGTCTCTGCTGAGCGATGCCAGCGATCAGGTGTCAGACATCAAGAGCGTCTGTGGTCGAGATGCCTCAGACAAGAAAGCAAGCATGCACCCCAAGCTTCCAAATGAAGCCCACAATTGCATGGATAAAATGACTGCTGTCTATGCCAACATCTTGTCTGATTCCTACTGGTCAGGCCTTGGTCTCGGCTTCAAGCTGTCCAACAGCGAGAGGAGGAATTGTGACACCCGAAATGGCAGCAACAAGACTGATTTTGATTGGCACCAAGACGCTCTGTCTAAAAGCCTGCAGCAGAACTTGCCTTCCAGATCCGTGTCAAAGCCCAGCCTGTTCAGCTCCGTCCAGCTGTACCGGCAGAGCAGTAAGATGTGTGGGACTGTGTTCACGGGGGCCAGTAGATTCCGGTGTCGGCAATGCAGTGCTGCCTATGACACCTTGGTCGAGCTGACTGTGCACATGAACGAAACGGGCCACTATCAAGATGACAACCGCAAAAAGGACAAGCTTAGACCCACGAGCTATTCAAAGCCCCGGAAAAGGGCTTTCCAGGATATGGACAAGGAGGATGCTCAAAAGGTTCTGAAATGTATGTTTTGTGGCGACTCCTTCGATTCCCTCCAAGATTTGAGCGTCcacatgataaaaacaaaacattaccaAAAAGTGCCTTTGAAGGAGCCAGTACCAACCATTTCATCGAAAATGGTCACTCCGGCAAAGAAACGCGTCTTTGATGTCAATCGGCCGTGTTCCCCCGATTCAACCACAGGGTCATTTGCAGATTCGTTTTCTTCTCAGAAGAATGCCAACTTGCATTTGTCCTCCAACAACCGCTATGGCTACCAAAACGGCGCCAGTTACACCTGGCAGTTTGAAGCCTGCAAGTCCCAGATCTTAAAGTGTATGGAGTGTGGGAGCTCCCACGACACCTTGCAGCAGCTCACCACCCACATGATGGTCACAGGTCACTTTCTCAAGGTCACCAGCTCTGCCTCCAAGAAAGGGAAGCAGCTGGTGTTAGACCCCCTAGCTGTGGAGAAAATGCAGTCATTGTCAGATGCCCCAAACAGTGATTCTCTGACTCCCAAGCCATCAAGTAATTCAGCTTCTGACTGTACAACCTCTACAACTGAAttgaaaaaagagagtaaaaaagaaaagccagacgAGATcaacaaggaagagaaagtcCTGAAAAGCGAGGAATACGAAGACCCTCTACAAAAACCTTTAGACCctacaataaaatatcaatatctAAGGGAGGAGGATTTGGAAGATGGTACAAAGGGTGGAGGGGACATTTTGAAGTCCTTGGAAAATACTGTTACCACAGCCATCAACAAAGCCCAAAATGGGGCTCCCAGCTGGAGCGCATACCCCAGCATCCATGCAGCCTACCAGCTGTCGGAGGGCACCAAGCCATCTTTGCCTATGGGGTCCCAGGTACTGCAGATTCGGCCCAATCTCTCCAACAAGTTAAGGCCAATTGCACCAAAGTGGAAAGTCATGCCACTGGTTTCTGTGCCCACGAACCTGGCCCCATACACTCAAGTTAAGAAGGAGCCAGAAGACAAAGATGAAGTCGTGAAGGAGTGTGGGAAAGAAAGTCCCCATGAAGAGGCGTCCTCTTTCAGCCACAATGAGGGGGATTCTTTCTCCAAAAGCGAAGCCCCTGCAGAATCCAAAACGGCTGAGCCCTGTCTCCTGAAAGAGGAGGACAAGCTAATGAAAGAGGGCGGTGAGAAAGAGAAACCCCAGCCCTTGGAGCCAGTGTCTTCTCTTAGCAACGGATGTGCCCTCGCCAACCATGCTTCGGCCCTGCCGTGCATCAACCCGCTAAGCGCCCTGCAGTCTGTCTTGAACAATCACCTGGGCAAAGCCACGGAACCCTTGcgctctccttcctgctccagcCCAAGCTCAAGCACAATGTCTATGTTTCACAAGTCGAATCTCAGTGTCATGGACAAGCCAGTTTTGAGTCCTGCCTCCTCGAGGCCGGCCAGCGTGTCCAGGCGCTATCTGTTTGAGAACAATGATCAGCCCATCGACCTGACCAAGTCCAAAAGCAAGAAAGCTGAGTCCTCGCAAGCACAATCCTGCACATCCCCACCTCAGAAGCATGCTCTGTCTGACATTGCTGACATGGTCAAagtcctccccaaagccaccacCCCAAAGCCTGCCGCCTCCTCGAGGGTCCCTCCCATGAAGCTGGAAATGGATGTCAGGCGCTTTGAGGATGTCTCCAGCGAAGTCTCGACTTTGCATAAGAGAAAAGGCCGGCAGTCCAACTGGAACCCACAGCATCTTCTGATCTTGCAAGCTCAGTTTGCCTCGAGCCTCTTCCAGACATCCGAGGGCAAATACCTGCTGTCCGATCTGGGCCCACAAGAGCGAATGCAGATCTCAAAGTTTACGGGACTCTCTATGACCACTATCAGCCACTGGCTGGCCAACGTCAAGTACCAACTTAGGAAAACAGGCGGGACAAAATTTCTAAAAAACATGGACAAAGGACACCCTATCTTTTATTGCAGTGACTGTGCCTCCCAGTTTAGAACCCCTTCTACCTACATCAGTCACTTAGAGTCTCACCTAGGTTTCCAAATGAAGGACATGACCCGCATGGCCGTGGAACAGCAAAGCAAGGTGGAGCAAGAGATTTCCCGGGTGTCGTCGGCTCAGAGGTCTCCGGAAACAATAGCTGGCGAAGAGGACACAGACTCTAAATTCAAGT
- the TSHZ2 gene encoding teashirt homolog 2 isoform X2, whose protein sequence is MPRRKQQAPKRAADLWVWRGFELKAMQYNNKDESNCESQAIQSEDSDSTGPQIKTKYMRIQETVNSRSHSGYAQEEQLKEEEEIKEEEEEEEDSGSVAQLQGSNDPGTDEELETGPEQKGCFSYQNSPGSHLSNQDAENESLLSDASDQVSDIKSVCGRDASDKKASMHPKLPNEAHNCMDKMTAVYANILSDSYWSGLGLGFKLSNSERRNCDTRNGSNKTDFDWHQDALSKSLQQNLPSRSVSKPSLFSSVQLYRQSSKMCGTVFTGASRFRCRQCSAAYDTLVELTVHMNETGHYQDDNRKKDKLRPTSYSKPRKRAFQDMDKEDAQKVLKCMFCGDSFDSLQDLSVHMIKTKHYQKVPLKEPVPTISSKMVTPAKKRVFDVNRPCSPDSTTGSFADSFSSQKNANLHLSSNNRYGYQNGASYTWQFEACKSQILKCMECGSSHDTLQQLTTHMMVTGHFLKVTSSASKKGKQLVLDPLAVEKMQSLSDAPNSDSLTPKPSSNSASDCTTSTTELKKESKKEKPDEINKEEKVLKSEEYEDPLQKPLDPTIKYQYLREEDLEDGTKGGGDILKSLENTVTTAINKAQNGAPSWSAYPSIHAAYQLSEGTKPSLPMGSQVLQIRPNLSNKLRPIAPKWKVMPLVSVPTNLAPYTQVKKEPEDKDEVVKECGKESPHEEASSFSHNEGDSFSKSEAPAESKTAEPCLLKEEDKLMKEGGEKEKPQPLEPVSSLSNGCALANHASALPCINPLSALQSVLNNHLGKATEPLRSPSCSSPSSSTMSMFHKSNLSVMDKPVLSPASSRPASVSRRYLFENNDQPIDLTKSKSKKAESSQAQSCTSPPQKHALSDIADMVKVLPKATTPKPAASSRVPPMKLEMDVRRFEDVSSEVSTLHKRKGRQSNWNPQHLLILQAQFASSLFQTSEGKYLLSDLGPQERMQISKFTGLSMTTISHWLANVKYQLRKTGGTKFLKNMDKGHPIFYCSDCASQFRTPSTYISHLESHLGFQMKDMTRMAVEQQSKVEQEISRVSSAQRSPETIAGEEDTDSKFKLRRSKSF, encoded by the coding sequence GCTACGCCCAGGAGGAACagctgaaggaagaggaggaaataaaagaagaggaggaggaggaggaagacagtgGTTCTGTGGCTCAGCTTCAGGGCAGCAATGACCCAGGGACAGACGAGGAGCTAGAAACGGGCCCAGAGCAGAAAGGCTGCTTCAGCTACCAGAACTCTCCAGGAAGTCATTTGTCCAATCAGGATGCTGAGAATGAGTCTCTGCTGAGCGATGCCAGCGATCAGGTGTCAGACATCAAGAGCGTCTGTGGTCGAGATGCCTCAGACAAGAAAGCAAGCATGCACCCCAAGCTTCCAAATGAAGCCCACAATTGCATGGATAAAATGACTGCTGTCTATGCCAACATCTTGTCTGATTCCTACTGGTCAGGCCTTGGTCTCGGCTTCAAGCTGTCCAACAGCGAGAGGAGGAATTGTGACACCCGAAATGGCAGCAACAAGACTGATTTTGATTGGCACCAAGACGCTCTGTCTAAAAGCCTGCAGCAGAACTTGCCTTCCAGATCCGTGTCAAAGCCCAGCCTGTTCAGCTCCGTCCAGCTGTACCGGCAGAGCAGTAAGATGTGTGGGACTGTGTTCACGGGGGCCAGTAGATTCCGGTGTCGGCAATGCAGTGCTGCCTATGACACCTTGGTCGAGCTGACTGTGCACATGAACGAAACGGGCCACTATCAAGATGACAACCGCAAAAAGGACAAGCTTAGACCCACGAGCTATTCAAAGCCCCGGAAAAGGGCTTTCCAGGATATGGACAAGGAGGATGCTCAAAAGGTTCTGAAATGTATGTTTTGTGGCGACTCCTTCGATTCCCTCCAAGATTTGAGCGTCcacatgataaaaacaaaacattaccaAAAAGTGCCTTTGAAGGAGCCAGTACCAACCATTTCATCGAAAATGGTCACTCCGGCAAAGAAACGCGTCTTTGATGTCAATCGGCCGTGTTCCCCCGATTCAACCACAGGGTCATTTGCAGATTCGTTTTCTTCTCAGAAGAATGCCAACTTGCATTTGTCCTCCAACAACCGCTATGGCTACCAAAACGGCGCCAGTTACACCTGGCAGTTTGAAGCCTGCAAGTCCCAGATCTTAAAGTGTATGGAGTGTGGGAGCTCCCACGACACCTTGCAGCAGCTCACCACCCACATGATGGTCACAGGTCACTTTCTCAAGGTCACCAGCTCTGCCTCCAAGAAAGGGAAGCAGCTGGTGTTAGACCCCCTAGCTGTGGAGAAAATGCAGTCATTGTCAGATGCCCCAAACAGTGATTCTCTGACTCCCAAGCCATCAAGTAATTCAGCTTCTGACTGTACAACCTCTACAACTGAAttgaaaaaagagagtaaaaaagaaaagccagacgAGATcaacaaggaagagaaagtcCTGAAAAGCGAGGAATACGAAGACCCTCTACAAAAACCTTTAGACCctacaataaaatatcaatatctAAGGGAGGAGGATTTGGAAGATGGTACAAAGGGTGGAGGGGACATTTTGAAGTCCTTGGAAAATACTGTTACCACAGCCATCAACAAAGCCCAAAATGGGGCTCCCAGCTGGAGCGCATACCCCAGCATCCATGCAGCCTACCAGCTGTCGGAGGGCACCAAGCCATCTTTGCCTATGGGGTCCCAGGTACTGCAGATTCGGCCCAATCTCTCCAACAAGTTAAGGCCAATTGCACCAAAGTGGAAAGTCATGCCACTGGTTTCTGTGCCCACGAACCTGGCCCCATACACTCAAGTTAAGAAGGAGCCAGAAGACAAAGATGAAGTCGTGAAGGAGTGTGGGAAAGAAAGTCCCCATGAAGAGGCGTCCTCTTTCAGCCACAATGAGGGGGATTCTTTCTCCAAAAGCGAAGCCCCTGCAGAATCCAAAACGGCTGAGCCCTGTCTCCTGAAAGAGGAGGACAAGCTAATGAAAGAGGGCGGTGAGAAAGAGAAACCCCAGCCCTTGGAGCCAGTGTCTTCTCTTAGCAACGGATGTGCCCTCGCCAACCATGCTTCGGCCCTGCCGTGCATCAACCCGCTAAGCGCCCTGCAGTCTGTCTTGAACAATCACCTGGGCAAAGCCACGGAACCCTTGcgctctccttcctgctccagcCCAAGCTCAAGCACAATGTCTATGTTTCACAAGTCGAATCTCAGTGTCATGGACAAGCCAGTTTTGAGTCCTGCCTCCTCGAGGCCGGCCAGCGTGTCCAGGCGCTATCTGTTTGAGAACAATGATCAGCCCATCGACCTGACCAAGTCCAAAAGCAAGAAAGCTGAGTCCTCGCAAGCACAATCCTGCACATCCCCACCTCAGAAGCATGCTCTGTCTGACATTGCTGACATGGTCAAagtcctccccaaagccaccacCCCAAAGCCTGCCGCCTCCTCGAGGGTCCCTCCCATGAAGCTGGAAATGGATGTCAGGCGCTTTGAGGATGTCTCCAGCGAAGTCTCGACTTTGCATAAGAGAAAAGGCCGGCAGTCCAACTGGAACCCACAGCATCTTCTGATCTTGCAAGCTCAGTTTGCCTCGAGCCTCTTCCAGACATCCGAGGGCAAATACCTGCTGTCCGATCTGGGCCCACAAGAGCGAATGCAGATCTCAAAGTTTACGGGACTCTCTATGACCACTATCAGCCACTGGCTGGCCAACGTCAAGTACCAACTTAGGAAAACAGGCGGGACAAAATTTCTAAAAAACATGGACAAAGGACACCCTATCTTTTATTGCAGTGACTGTGCCTCCCAGTTTAGAACCCCTTCTACCTACATCAGTCACTTAGAGTCTCACCTAGGTTTCCAAATGAAGGACATGACCCGCATGGCCGTGGAACAGCAAAGCAAGGTGGAGCAAGAGATTTCCCGGGTGTCGTCGGCTCAGAGGTCTCCGGAAACAATAGCTGGCGAAGAGGACACAGACTCTAAATTCAAGT